One Candidatus Hydrogenedentota bacterium genomic window, GTTAAGGAAGAGTTCAACAAATACTTCGCGGGCGAGAACAAGAGCGCCGTACTGACTCGGTTGATGGAAGACGCCATCGAGGCGAAAAAGAAGAAAGAACAACGTGCCAAAGCCATGGATGCTATTCTGGAATTCAGGAAGCAGACCAAGCCGATTTCGACGGAGGAAATTTTAAGGACCCGGCAGGAATTGAGGGAATGAAACGAGTACTTGATGCTTCCGTTATCCTCAAGTGGTTTCTGAAAAATCGAGCGGGCGAAGAAGATGTGGAGGCCGCCATGGATATCTTCCGCCGCGTCCGAAATGACGAAGACCAAACCGTACAACCTGTTCACTGGTGCGCGGAAGTATTGGCGGTATTGGCAAGAGAAGAGCCCCTCTTTGTCGAGTCGGCTGCCGACCTTCTGGATGAAGTGGCATTCGTCGTGGCCGACAGTTGGCACATTTACAGACGCGCTG contains:
- a CDS encoding type II toxin-antitoxin system VapC family toxin translates to MKRVLDASVILKWFLKNRAGEEDVEAAMDIFRRVRNDEDQTVQPVHWCAEVLAVLAREEPLFVESAADLLDEVAFVVADSWHIYRRAAEMSATLNHHLFDTLYHAVALEHGAELITADKKYFDKARGLGSISLLG